In Methanosarcina siciliae T4/M, one genomic interval encodes:
- a CDS encoding ABC transporter ATP-binding protein, which translates to MPKEKKKFILKRFMPYMGKKKVLLPLSLVLSGISAVLNILPFVLIWYITRDILSAPQSIDISNVSFYAWLAFASAIGGIIVYFCALMSSHLAAFHVEVGIQKVGMNKIMSMPLGFFDKHSSGKIRKIVNDGAGTTHTFLAHQLPDMAGSIVSPIILIALTFIVDWRMGLASFVPIILGFITMKFMMSSEGKKFQKMYFDSLEEMSSESVEYVRGIPIVKTFGQTVFSFKRFYNSIIKYKEMVHAYTLLWRKPMSFYTIIMQSAAFFLIPVAIFLIGRGENLPLVLADFVFYILISPIFTMLLMKSMYFQQNTLIAEQAIDRLDNLLAYPGMSHSENTKNIQNHSLEFRNVAFSYEGSDKRAVDKISFKLNEGETVALVGPSGGGKTTISRLAARFWDADEGAVLVGGINVKDIPKKELMDNISFVFQNTRLFKGSLKENIVFGKDNVGEEELNKAIDFSQSREIIENLPDGLDTIIGSKGTYLSGGEQQRIALARATVKNAPIVLLDEATAFVDPENEHLIQKALKELSRGKTTLMIAHRLTSVREVNRILVIESGRIAEEGTHADLLNKGGIYKTMWDEYQKSVAWKIAAKAR; encoded by the coding sequence ATGCCAAAAGAGAAAAAAAAATTTATTTTAAAAAGGTTCATGCCCTACATGGGCAAGAAGAAAGTACTTTTGCCATTATCATTGGTATTGTCAGGAATTTCCGCAGTTCTTAACATCTTGCCTTTTGTGCTTATATGGTACATAACACGTGATATATTATCAGCTCCCCAATCGATTGACATTTCAAATGTCAGTTTTTATGCGTGGCTAGCCTTTGCAAGTGCAATCGGAGGAATAATAGTATATTTTTGCGCACTTATGAGCTCGCATCTTGCGGCTTTTCACGTAGAGGTAGGGATACAAAAAGTTGGCATGAACAAAATAATGTCTATGCCGCTTGGTTTTTTTGATAAGCATTCAAGCGGGAAAATACGGAAGATTGTAAATGACGGAGCGGGAACAACTCATACATTTTTAGCACATCAGCTCCCGGATATGGCAGGCAGCATCGTCTCCCCCATTATTCTTATAGCTCTGACTTTTATTGTAGACTGGAGAATGGGACTTGCTTCTTTTGTTCCAATTATTTTGGGTTTCATAACAATGAAGTTCATGATGAGCTCCGAAGGTAAAAAATTTCAAAAAATGTATTTTGATTCTTTAGAGGAAATGAGCTCCGAATCCGTGGAATATGTCCGTGGTATTCCGATTGTAAAAACATTCGGTCAAACCGTATTTTCTTTTAAGCGGTTCTATAACAGTATAATAAAATACAAAGAGATGGTCCATGCGTATACCCTCCTTTGGCGAAAACCAATGTCATTTTACACCATAATTATGCAATCAGCCGCATTCTTTTTAATTCCGGTGGCTATCTTTTTGATAGGAAGAGGAGAAAACCTTCCCCTTGTGCTTGCGGACTTTGTTTTTTACATTCTGATATCACCAATTTTTACTATGCTTTTGATGAAATCGATGTATTTTCAGCAAAATACTTTGATTGCGGAGCAAGCCATTGACAGGCTGGATAACCTATTAGCTTATCCAGGCATGAGCCATAGCGAAAACACAAAAAACATCCAAAATCACAGCCTGGAGTTTAGGAACGTAGCGTTTTCATATGAAGGGAGCGACAAACGCGCCGTCGATAAAATCAGCTTTAAATTAAACGAAGGTGAAACGGTAGCACTTGTAGGTCCCTCAGGAGGCGGAAAAACAACCATTTCCAGGCTGGCCGCCCGCTTTTGGGATGCAGATGAAGGCGCAGTATTAGTCGGAGGAATAAATGTCAAGGATATTCCCAAAAAAGAACTAATGGACAATATTTCCTTTGTTTTTCAAAACACCAGGCTGTTTAAAGGTTCACTAAAAGAAAACATAGTTTTTGGAAAAGATAACGTCGGAGAAGAAGAACTAAATAAAGCAATTGATTTTTCGCAGTCAAGAGAAATTATCGAAAATCTCCCTGACGGACTTGATACGATAATAGGCTCAAAAGGAACCTATCTTTCAGGGGGAGAACAACAGAGAATTGCGCTTGCCAGAGCCACGGTCAAGAATGCTCCGATCGTGCTTTTAGATGAAGCCACTGCCTTTGTAGACCCTGAAAATGAACATTTAATCCAAAAAGCTCTTAAGGAGCTTAGCCGTGGCAAAACAACTCTTATGATTGCACATCGTCTTACCAGCGTACGGGAGGTCAACAGAATCCTGGTTATCGAAAGCGGAAGGATTGCAGAGGAAGGAACGCACGCAGATCTGCTGAATAAAGGTGGCATCTACAAAACCATGTGGGATGAATACCAAAAATCTGTTGCCTGGAAAATTGCCGCAAAAGCCAGGTAA
- a CDS encoding FeoC-like transcriptional regulator, whose amino-acid sequence MVLGYMYVLKQVAEAEKKGSISFNEISRHLKMSTQQLKGLLEIMEGMGHVEKVMEKNPDWSSSCSGSCKDCGLCGCSGKITVSSGTVYKLTEKGRRVCHNRTG is encoded by the coding sequence ATGGTACTCGGATACATGTATGTACTGAAACAGGTGGCAGAAGCGGAAAAGAAAGGCAGTATCTCTTTCAATGAGATTTCGAGACATTTGAAAATGAGTACGCAGCAGCTTAAAGGCTTACTCGAGATTATGGAAGGAATGGGACATGTTGAAAAAGTTATGGAAAAAAATCCTGACTGGTCTTCTTCCTGCTCCGGTTCCTGTAAAGATTGCGGACTTTGTGGCTGTTCCGGGAAAATCACCGTATCAAGCGGTACCGTTTACAAGTTGACAGAAAAGGGACGAAGGGTTTGCCATAACCGGACGGGCTGA
- the feoB gene encoding ferrous iron transport protein B, whose protein sequence is MVETKIRVALTGNPNVGKTTVFNAITGARQKVGNWPGVTVEKKVGTKEYAGHVLEIVDLPGTYSLTAYSADEVVSRDYILEEKPDVVVQILDSTNLERNLYLSTQLLEMGTKLVFALNMSDLSESRGDEVDILRLERLLGTALIKTTANEGKGINDLLDAIITKADSEAHLPHEIGYGKDVEEKIRHLENILVKDMTLMNRYPSRWFSIKLLEGDENARSKLSRSSVKPEVEKFLSGLDSEGYEAEMADKRYEFISSILSQACTTCAEKMSPSDMVDKVLTNRYLGIPIFLALMWGMFELTFTFASPFMELIDMFFGSLAESVAANIDSSWLASLLGDGIIAGVGSVILFVPNIFILFFLLALLEDSGYLARAAFIMDRLMYSMGLQGKSFIPMLMGFGCSVPAIMATRTLEDEKDRLITMMVTPFMSCGARMPVYVLLAGTFFGKQAGSVIFGLYVLGIIVAILSAKLFRSVIFKGKPSSFIMELPPYHVPSVGNSLKHMWNQGSLYLKRVGTVIAGGVVIIWLLAYFPQGVEYGSAESYIGSLGKLLEPLVAPIGFDWKIAISLIFGFLAKEVVLGSLGTLYGTGEDEGILSSTLAADPTFTPAIALGLMVFTLLYVPCIGAVAVIKKESGSWKWMLFAAAYSTAIAWIMAFATVKIGNIIFA, encoded by the coding sequence TTGGTTGAGACTAAAATCAGGGTTGCACTTACAGGAAATCCCAATGTGGGCAAGACAACCGTTTTCAATGCTATTACCGGAGCCAGGCAAAAAGTGGGAAACTGGCCAGGGGTAACGGTTGAGAAAAAAGTAGGTACAAAAGAATATGCCGGACATGTTCTCGAAATTGTAGACCTTCCCGGAACCTACAGCCTCACAGCCTATTCGGCAGACGAAGTTGTTTCCAGAGATTATATCCTCGAGGAAAAACCGGATGTTGTGGTACAGATTCTTGACTCGACAAATCTGGAACGCAACCTGTACCTGAGCACCCAGCTACTGGAAATGGGAACGAAACTTGTCTTTGCTCTGAATATGTCCGACCTTTCGGAAAGCCGGGGAGATGAGGTGGATATCCTCAGGCTTGAAAGATTACTTGGAACCGCTTTGATAAAGACAACGGCAAACGAAGGCAAGGGCATTAACGACCTCCTTGACGCAATAATCACAAAAGCCGATTCCGAAGCGCACCTGCCTCATGAGATAGGGTACGGGAAAGATGTTGAAGAGAAGATACGTCATCTTGAAAATATTCTCGTTAAAGACATGACCCTTATGAACAGATACCCTTCCAGATGGTTTAGCATAAAACTACTCGAAGGAGACGAAAATGCTCGCTCAAAACTTTCTAGGTCAAGTGTAAAGCCTGAAGTTGAAAAGTTCCTTTCCGGTCTGGATTCGGAGGGATACGAAGCTGAAATGGCCGATAAGCGGTACGAGTTCATAAGCAGCATACTGTCTCAGGCATGTACGACCTGTGCTGAAAAGATGTCACCATCCGACATGGTCGATAAAGTACTTACAAACAGATATCTTGGAATACCCATATTCCTTGCCCTGATGTGGGGTATGTTTGAACTTACTTTTACCTTCGCCTCTCCCTTCATGGAACTCATAGACATGTTTTTCGGTTCGCTTGCCGAATCTGTTGCTGCAAACATTGATTCTTCCTGGCTTGCATCCCTGCTAGGGGACGGGATAATTGCAGGAGTGGGATCAGTTATACTTTTTGTACCCAATATTTTCATCCTGTTCTTCCTCCTGGCTTTGCTGGAAGACAGCGGATATCTTGCAAGAGCCGCCTTTATTATGGACAGGTTGATGTATTCCATGGGGCTTCAGGGAAAATCCTTTATTCCAATGCTTATGGGATTCGGGTGTTCGGTCCCGGCTATTATGGCAACCCGCACCCTTGAAGATGAAAAAGACCGCCTCATTACGATGATGGTTACGCCTTTCATGTCCTGCGGGGCCAGGATGCCTGTTTACGTGCTGCTTGCAGGGACGTTTTTCGGAAAACAGGCCGGATCGGTTATCTTTGGGCTTTACGTGCTCGGCATAATTGTGGCAATCCTGTCTGCCAAGCTTTTCCGGAGTGTCATTTTCAAGGGCAAACCTTCTTCCTTTATAATGGAACTTCCTCCTTACCATGTGCCTTCGGTCGGTAATTCCCTGAAACATATGTGGAACCAGGGTTCCCTTTACCTGAAAAGGGTAGGTACCGTGATCGCAGGGGGAGTGGTGATAATATGGCTACTTGCATACTTCCCACAGGGAGTCGAATACGGAAGTGCGGAAAGTTACATAGGCAGTCTGGGAAAACTGCTCGAGCCTCTCGTAGCACCGATAGGTTTTGACTGGAAAATTGCAATTTCCCTGATCTTCGGGTTCCTTGCCAAAGAGGTTGTCCTCGGTTCTCTCGGTACCCTATATGGCACAGGGGAAGATGAAGGAATATTGTCTTCGACTCTTGCAGCAGACCCTACATTCACACCCGCTATTGCACTCGGGCTCATGGTGTTTACCCTGCTTTACGTACCCTGCATAGGAGCAGTTGCAGTAATCAAAAAAGAGTCCGGCTCCTGGAAATGGATGCTTTTTGCAGCAGCTTATTCGACAGCAATAGCGTGGATAATGGCCTTTGCGACGGTAAAAATAGGGAATATCATATTCGCATGA
- a CDS encoding FeoA family protein produces the protein MPLTMLSEGKGCRIKEVRAGLGLKRRLTEMGFTPSSSVRLIGCERGNLLVNVNGARYALGKGMAMKIMVEPDPCEGVELG, from the coding sequence ATGCCTCTTACCATGCTTTCGGAAGGGAAAGGCTGCAGGATCAAAGAAGTTCGGGCAGGTCTGGGCCTCAAAAGAAGACTGACAGAAATGGGTTTTACGCCTTCGTCCTCTGTCCGGCTTATAGGATGCGAGAGAGGGAATCTGCTTGTCAACGTGAATGGAGCACGTTATGCCCTTGGAAAGGGTATGGCTATGAAAATTATGGTGGAACCGGATCCATGTGAAGGTGTGGAACTTGGTTGA
- a CDS encoding FeoA family protein has protein sequence MIETIDKTLNMLETGQKARVIQVRGGGSSRKRLLDMGMVPGTVLSVTKKAPLGDPVDFKLKGYNLSLRKTEAEAVVVEVLED, from the coding sequence ATGATAGAAACGATAGATAAAACCCTGAATATGCTGGAAACAGGTCAGAAAGCCCGTGTTATCCAGGTAAGAGGAGGGGGGAGTTCCCGTAAGCGACTCCTTGATATGGGGATGGTTCCCGGGACAGTTCTGAGTGTCACCAAAAAAGCCCCATTGGGTGACCCTGTGGATTTCAAGTTGAAAGGATACAACCTCTCCCTCAGGAAGACTGAGGCTGAGGCAGTTGTTGTTGAAGTACTGGAGGATTAA